One Phaseolus vulgaris cultivar G19833 chromosome 4, P. vulgaris v2.0, whole genome shotgun sequence DNA window includes the following coding sequences:
- the LOC137838183 gene encoding mitochondrial import inner membrane translocase subunit TIM17-2-like, whose protein sequence is MGTPETSREPCPDRILDDIGGAFGMGAVGGSAFHFLKGLYNSPKGNRFIGATQAVRLNAPRVGGSFAVWGGLFSAFDCTMVYTRQKEDPWNSIVAGAATGGFLAMRQGLPASARAAAFGGILLALIEGAGIMLNKFLSAQQPMPIMMDEPQPPPPEAAAPGWIGGLFGGGKKDEASTSGGSETKILESFDAPPVPNFEYK, encoded by the coding sequence ATGGGAACACCGGAGACGTCGCGGGAACCGTGCCCCGATCGCATCCTCGACGATATCGGCGGCGCGTTTGGCATGGGAGCGGTGGGTGGTTCCGCCTTCCATTTCCTCAAGGGTCTCTACAACTCACCCAAGGGTAATCGCTTTATCGGCGCCACCCAGGCGGTGCGCCTCAACGCCCCACGCGTCGGCGGCAGCTTCGCCGTCTGGGGCGGCCTCTTCTCGGCCTTCGACTGCACCATGGTCTACACGCGCCAGAAGGAGGACCCCTGGAACTCCATCGTTGCGGGGGCCGCCACCGGCGGTTTCCTCGCCATGCGCCAGGGCCTCCCCGCCTCCGCTCGCGCCGCCGCCTTCGGCGGCATCCTCCTCGCCCTCATAGAGGGCGCCGGGATCATGCTCAACAAGTTCCTCAGCGCGCAGCAGCCTATGCCCATCATGATGGACGAGCCGCAGCCGCCGCCACCGGAGGCGGCGGCGCCGGGGTGGATCGGTGGGTTGTTCGGCGGAGGGAAGAAAGACGAAGCTTCCACCTCCGGTGGAAGTGAAACGAAGATTCTTGAGAGTTTTGATGCACCCCCTGTGCCCAATTTTGAATATAAGTAA